The Glycine soja cultivar W05 chromosome 19, ASM419377v2, whole genome shotgun sequence genomic sequence AATCTATGGAAACAGAAGATTTTCTCATTGGTGTCAAAGTAGTAAGACAATGTATGTTCAAGTTTGTTTTCAATCGTGTGATCCATACCCAAAATATGAAACACTAAGTTGGATCATCATTTGTGAGAAAGTGTGGAATGCAAATATGAAACACAATAGCAAGTACAAACAAAACACTAAGAGACATGGGAATATTTCATGAGTTTCCAATGCCGAGCTAAGTTACCAAAATTTTCAACAAATGATAATTTTGATGTCTCCATTCAGCAGAAGGGTACTGGCATAATATAAGAGGCATGGGAAGTTCTGGCAGCAGCTTCCCTTCACATTCCAAAAGTCTACGAGCCTTACATCACTGAACAAAGAGTTGTACAACAGTTGAAAGCTAGCAACAAAGATAACTATTGTGACTATGCTTTGATGGGGGGTGTACTAATTTTGTTCATAGTTTTACTTACACTCACAGATCTACGAACAGTAGCTAATGAACTAGCTAGACTAGATTTGTTGTCAAGGAATACAAGTCTCGTCCTTGGTTTTGGATGATGTTTTTTCctttacaaaagaaatcatTTATTCATTATGATCCAAATATACTTTTTTCAAGTGAACCAATTATGGATTTTACACAGATTATGAACAGAAAAGGAATAAGATAATATTCTCTAATGTGGACTTGGCTGAGAAATTTGGAGAAGAATTTCTCTACTAATTTTTATCAATGGTCTACCAATCTTAGGGAGGGGTTTTTGTATCAATAGGGGACCAAAATAAGGTAAGAATGAGCTTTTAAAATCATGATAGGGCCCGACAATGGTTCCTATCTAGACTAAATGTAGTCTAATTTGGAACCTAAAATACAAAGTGGAATTCTCAGCCCTGAATTTTCAGTTTTTCAACAAACCTATAACCATGATTCCACTTAAACTGTTACAAGAACACAATAAGGGTAAAGGAAACTTCACTAAGGAGAAGAAGCACAAAGTTGTCACGATGCTCGAGTTAAATATGAGATACCCTAGCCATGTTTAGTTCACTAAGTGTGCGATACATGAatgcaatcaaatatttatacagGATTAGACCAAACATACCTACGTGAGGTggcgaaggagaagaagcacaGACTTCTGACGATACTCGAGTGCGACGAACACGATGCTCAGATGCAAACAAGGACCTTGAAGGTAGACGGagattagaagaagaagagaacgcgaaagcttagatggagaagaagacagAGCGCCAGCTTCTTAGGGCtcaccatattttttaaaatataagttcaacatcggtttttaaaaaaaaaccgatgttaacaaaatgatgttaaggttaacatcgattttatggaaaaaaaccgatgttagcatatcaaacgttaacatcggttttctaaaaactcgatgttaataaacatatgttaacatcggttattaaaaaaccgatgttaactaataaatgttaacatcggttctccaataaccgatgttaatgaacttcgttaacatcagtttttcacaaaaccgatgttaacgtatatacggtatttacaattatgccaccgcgcatatgttaacatcggtttttttaacaaccgatgttaacacacCGATGTTGAATccactttttgtagtagtgatcaTTTTAAGTGGAAGTTTCAACCACTCtagattttaatataatataactttGCACCCaataaaaagattttaattaatagtattagaATTTGAACATAAAGTAATTGTTCCTATGAGTCATGTTGAATTGGATTCTTCTAGATAATgtatcatatttaaatattctgaataaaaaatttattgaaaagagAGATTCTCACTGAAAATAAGTTCTTGATAGATATTAGTCATTTGATGAATATTCCGTGCATCAATTTGATAGTAACCCAAAAACTATCCAAATTCTTTATTACTATTTCAATCCGTTTAGCAGCTGTTCCGCCTCAATTACCATGAGCATACACACAATACATGATATTTTTTCTGCCCCTACTCTAAGAAAGCCAAACAGTCAAGCATGTCCCCATGTACACAAGTACTTGTGTTTTAGATCTATAAATATGCGCACTTTTACAGAAGGGAAATGGTACCAAGTTCACAGTCTTATTTGTGAAAGTTGAAGAGATAAGTACAGAATAACTAAAATAAACGGAATAAAGGAAAGATAAATTAAATGGACTTATGAGCATcttagggaaaaaaaaaaaagagaatagaaATACATCTTATGATGATCATGGCTTACGGccgttttataattattaagttGCCAATCATTTTCTTCCTTAAGATATATATAAGTTATAAATCAATTAAACACATAAGATATGACTAGAAAAACTTATATCGTGACACTATTTTCTCATTTAAATGGTGTTTTTACGGACAAAAGCTAACAAATTTCCAAACCTTAATAAGGTCCATACCACGTCATTTATGAGGAATTTCAATGTGATCCCTTACTACTCACTACATATATAGGTTGTAATTTTTGGGAGATTCTTTTCTATTTGGTTTATGGGACAGAAACGTAGCAAATGGCGTGCTCCTCTTCATGTGATACGCCTTTGTTTGAACTTTAAATTGCTATTCAATCAAATTCCTTTTACATATTTGGTAATAACAAATACTTTTTCCCTTATCATTTTACATGTAAAAGGGGTAGGAAAGAGATGAAgaattgatgatgatgatttttcttttattttgcatACATAATCTAACTTATGGCATGGTTAGATCCTCGAAGAGATTATGAGCTCTTTTTGTTGGCGTTTGGTAGATAacgataaaaagaaaaaccaagaTGGGTGAGTTGGATGTGCAATGATAGTTAAGCTTTTAGCCTTTTTTTTGTTCcacttttatttcaaaatttgaaaacctTTCCCTTTCCTGTCCCTCCAATTTGACGCTTTGATTATAAATTgggtaaaagaaaaatgaatgaacAAGAAAAGGACGCATACTTTTGGATTGaactttatattatattaactcAAAATGATATGCAAAAATTGAGTGGCTTTAAAAGGTTTGTTACATTGCTTGCTTTAGGCAATCAGTTGCTTGTATGACGATAGatcgaaatttattttatttttctgttacggtaaaaaattcaaagaatttggtttattaattttaatgttaatagataaaaatttatatatatatatatatatagaaaatgaaCAATTGATATCTACTCTCACATGAAGTTTATATTTATGAATGATGAATGAAGTCATATTCCTTCATTATATAAATGGAAGACTTGTGAAAAGTATATATAGCATCCCATCTCAGAAATCTTCATTAAAAAACAGAGTGATAATTTCGACCATTATTGATAAGAGTTGAGAGAAGAGTAAGAGATTATATATACCTTATGAGAGGATAAAATTTAACGAGTGatcctttttagtttttagtaagAAACAAATTTTGTAATCCTATTTATGCTTTTGGTGTTTTTCATAATGAATAGAGATAACTTTGGTGTTTTTCTTTGCTTCTCTACACTTTATATATTTATGCTTTTGCATAGTTCCTATCTTGGGTTCACAGAAAAAGAAACTTGGTTTGTTAATTTTCAACAGTGGTAATATCAGATTTCAAACCCTAATTAGGGGAGCTTTTGCCCCGTGTAAGAAAAATTAGCTTAATGTtaaactcttttaatttttttaaacaagcaaatacaaaaattcacctttattttgtttttaataatacaaAATCAAATCGACAGTGCTGTAAGGATCGTTTAGTTTAAGATTAAAAATCAACTTCtcacatcatatatatatatatcatcacCTACCAACATGAAAAATCGTCTACCAATGCAACTCGAATATAATCATGGAAATGAGCGTAGAAATGTGTGAATCCTATTGACAAGCCTCCTGATGATTCTAAAAGTCACtggttaatataatataatactcAAATAAAGTGATTTCCATGAtggataatataatataatagtgttgttattgttgttttggCAGCATTTCAGAGGCATAGTCCGTTTCCTGTTTGCTTCCCTTGAAAAAGTGTGAATCTCACTTTTTGCGAAAACAACAACGGGAAGATGTTAGATGTGGAATGAATATTGATATGGGAaggtgagtgagtgagtgagtgtaGGACAATGGGTGAACTCCATAATAATGGACTACTTCACTTTCACTCCAAAGTGTGAGAAAAAAATACAGCGTAAAGTGTGGAGAGGGTACCATATATAATATGTTCCAAACTTTTTCCCACATGCGAAATTTCCTCGAAGTGTTTTCACTTTGTTCTATCTCAGTATAATAAAATTGCGAATACGTTATACGTAGCATCCCTCGTCTTTTTGCGCCAACTCAAAAGCCACTGCACCAATCAGGAATTAGTTTATGGTTACAAAATCCATCTATCAAATAGTATCTTAAAATTCAATGGTATAATGTTAATTCTGTTatgtaaaatttgttaaaattatgaaatttatgtttAGTTTCGATCGATTTAgttcaaaagaaataaaaaagtacaTTCAAATgtgaactaaaatttaaaaagttgaatATGTTATTGAAGAAAGTTAATTCAACCAAAATTAACAGCTTCGATGACTTTATTACCACATATGGAATTGGAAATCAATTTTCACTATTAACAATAATACACTTTATACATAGTTGTTATTTAAGGTCAATAgatataaattatgaaatatattttttattgttaattaagaaatatttaaggtttaattattttgcatgtCACAtacttttatcaaatttttaatttaatattttgaacttttttttccttttttagttGGATCtcggattttattttttttttcagttgtgTGTTCTCCCATCTAATTAtcattatgaaaaattaatcataGACATCAAATTAGAGGTACAGACAGTATATTGGTGTTTTTACGGTGTGTTATAAGCACCACTAATGCAGAAGATTGAAactttgcataaaaactttcaTGATTGACTCAATTATGGTTACAACATACTCTACAAGCATCAACTACTTTTTGCACCTCTAATTAGATATCtgcaataaatttttcataGCAACAATTAGACCACAAGatccaatttaaaaaaaaaaaaagttaatagatCTAActgaaaatttgattaaaaatgagGACCCGCGAAACAATTTAACTAAcatttacaacaacaacaacaacaacgccttatcccactaggtggggtcggctacatggatcaacttccgccataatgttctatcaagtaccatacttctatccaaatcattaagttcgagatcctttttgataacctctcttatagtctttttgggtcttcctctgcctcgaattgtttgccttctctccatctggtctactctcctcactacagagtctaccggtcttctctctacatgcccaaaccacctaagtctattttccaccatcttctctacaataggcgctactccaaccctctctctaatagcttcgtttctaattttatcctgtcgagtcttaccacacatccaccgcaacatcctcatctccgctacacctactttattctcatgttggctcttgaccacccaacattctgttccgtacaaaatcgccggtcttaccgcagtccgataaaactttccctttagcttgatcggtacctttgcatcacataacactcccgttgcttttctccatttcatccatcctgcttgaatgcgatgaatcacatccccttcaatttctccatcatcctgtattacagacccaagatatttaaaccgtgtgacttgagggataatatggtctcctattttcacctctgagttagaaaccctccttcttttgttgaacttacattccatatactccgatttgcttctgttTAGGCGAaaaccatgtgtttctagagctcgtctccaagttttcaacctctcattcaactcctccctcgactctccaaggaggactatgtcatctgcaaaaagcatgcatctcggcgctatctcttggatttgttccgtgaggacatccagaattaaggtaaaaaggtaggggctaagggttgacccttgatgcaaaccaattgtgatgggaaaatcgtctgactctccaccctgtgtcctaacactagtcgataccctatcatacatatcttggatagctcgaatatatgcaaccctaacccctttcttctctagtcgataccctatcatacatatcctgtgtcctaacactagtcgataccctaacATTTAATTacgtaaaatattttattagaatttaatttacCTACATTCTTAatgtaaagttatttttatgaaGACATTGAATAGAATTTGACTATTTTATCATAATATCACGTcatcttatttattaatatggTGTGGTAACAAGGTGATTTAATGTCTTTGTAACTATTTTACTTTCACAACATATAGATAAATTAAacgcattttattttaaactaaaatattcatattagaatttaattaaaatgcattgaaggtataaaagtttttattacggttatctaattacaaattggtataaaagaaatatattaataatacataatcattaaattttttttaaaaaaaattatctataagaATCAAACtcgaatataaaaaaatttatgaagatTCACATATAAAGAAATTCACTTCTCCCTTCTTCTCTCACTTCTCCAACACTTATCCCTTCCTCTTTCACCACACCCTAACCCTTCACCTTCCCAATTCatcttcctctctctctctctctctgaaccAATCCGAGACAAAAGGTAagtttatcaaaaaaataaaattatccaacAAAACCACAATTCTATTATGTATTTGACACAATAGAATCATGATTTCGttgtgtatttattttttaaatccacAACGAAATTGTGATTTCATTGTTGTCTGATCTTAGCACTAACAAAGTATaacacctttttcttttttatgccttttgccATAGGTACCTCATCTgtgataaaaagagaaaaatggcaGGAGGATATGTGGGAAATGTTCTTCGTTACGAAGATAAAAGACAAACTTAATGGCTCCCACTTCCCCCACATTATTATCATAGCAAGAACAAGGGGGAAAATAGCTAGAAAAATGGCAATTCAATATTATAGTGATATTGCAATATTAATGAGCATGCACAAAGATAATATGGCAGAAAACAGCATGACACTTGAGGCAATCTTTCAAGCTGAAACCGGATCGAGCAAGAAATATTCATATTAGTATTACTGTCATTTAAATTGTTGTTCTTGTCCTGACACAAGTATACAGAAATTTAGAATCGGAAAAGGTGCAAGTCCTAAGAATTTAGGAGATGTTCAGATTCCATAATATCATCCAATGTTAACTTTCAATGAGTTACAAGGACATTGACATCTAGAAATCAGAGACAGGCTGTATACTCCCATTCTCATAAACcaaatatagcaaaaatacaGAATACTGAATTACTCTTCTCATCCAATGTCAAGTCACAAGTGTGTCAACACAGATAAAGGCACCAAGAAGCAAACATCAGAAGAGTATGGTAACCCTGGAAATTCTAACCATAGACTTATTAGTCATTAGACATCCGTGATATTCTAAACAAACTTCAGGTCCCTTGAAAGTATACAAAGGGtcacaaaaaggaaaaggatgACGAAATTCTCTGTATTCAATACGTCAATTTTATGGAGAAAAAAATGCCCCCGTGCCAAGCAGCATGAACGCAAACATTACACAAAGGTTTAGAAACCTATATGTGTGAATTGGTTATATTTGACCAGACATACTTGTCATACATTTATAAAAGCAGGTCAAAAGTTGGGAATGAGAGCATCTATGGGCCAAACGAATGCAGATGCATAAACGAGACCCTTGCATTGAGCTGAAGAGACTATTTTAGTGGGGGGAATTAGGATTGGAAAAATTGCTAATATGGTGTTGCAAAAGTCAAGTTTAAAGTTAAGAAAAGATGCACATCGATTTGTGCTCTTTACACTGTTCTCCATACAAATAAATGTACAATTGTCGTTAAAGATTTCTTGCATATGCAAGACACATTATTTACACTCATCATAAACAAACATAAATCTTCTAGGAAAATAAATACCAGAGCAGAAGGCATCCACTCCTAACAAATGAACTTGACTATACTACTTTCCAATGCAAATCATCATATCATCCTGGACTGCATAAACAGGTGGAAATCAACAATTCAGTCAAAGGCAAGAGTACAAATGCAATGAAATGCATTAGATTTCATGCAACAAAACTTATACGTTGCAAATATAAAACATAACCCAGTGGTGTTCAAAGAAAAATTGGTACATATCAAAATCACCAGTATAAATGTAATAGAAGTCAAAATCTCAAGGTACAAAGTTTAAAAGTTGCAGATATAATACATAACCTAGTAGTGTTTGAGAAAATTGGTACACAAAGGATGCCTTTCAAATTTCCCCTCTGTAACCTCCAGATCCAAAATAATCCTTTCTATTATTTGCAATTGCCATGCTCTTCTGGTGTTCTAATTTGGGACAATCTCGGATGCGATGACCAAGCCCACCACAATATGCACATCCTTTGACCCCACTTATGTCTGTGATTTCTTCATTATCTTCCATTGGATCATTCAACTCAGCCAAAACAGGGGGAATCCTTTGTTTTGCTTCTTGCAAAAGGTGTTTCAAGTCAAGTAATGTTGTCTCACTTTGATTCTTGTTTATAAATGTTGTCGCTATACCGGTCTTTCCACATCGTCCAGTCCTTCCAATCCTATGGacataattttcaatttcagcTGGCATATCATAGTTAATGACATGCTGAATATCAGGAAAATCCAAACCTTTGGATGCAACATCAGTTGCTACCAACACATCTTTCTTTCCAGCCTTAAAAGCAGCAATAGCATACTCTCTCTCTTCCTGATCCTTGCCTCCATGGATGGCCACTGCTTCCACTCCTTTCAAGAGAAGGTATTCATGGATGTCATCAACGTCAGCCTTATTCTCACAGAATATCAGAACAGGAGGTGGGGTTTTTTGTAGACACTCAAGGAGATAAACTATTTTTGCCTCTTGCTTGACATACTCTACCTCCTGAATTACATCAAGATTTGCAGCCCCTGCACGCCCCACATTGACAATAATAGGTTTCACCAAAGCACTTCTGGCAAAGTTCTGAATTTTGGTAGGCATAGTGGCAGAAAATAGAAGAGTCTGCCTTTGAGCTTTGAAGTGATCAAAAACTTCTCTAATGTCATCTTCAAATCCCAAATCTACCAATCGATCAGCCTCATCCAATGTTAAATACCTGCAATTATCaagattcattttcttcttggcCAACATATCCTTCAGCCTCCCAGGAGTGGCAACAACAATATGAACACCCTTCTTCACAATATCAAGCTGCGATCTCATATCCACTCCACCAATACAGAGCAAAGGCCTGAGCTCTGGATATCCAGCTTCCTTCAAAGGTATCAAGAATTGTTCAATCACTTCAAACGTCTGCCTTGCCAGTTCCCTTGATGgacaaataatcaaaccaaaTGGACCTTCTCCGGGAACAATAGGCATCATAATTTCCTCTTGCATTGCCACCATGATCATTGGAAGCACAAAGACCAGAGTTTTTCCTGAGCCTGTGAATGCAATCCCAATCATATCCCGCCCAGATAAGATAACAGGAAGGCCTTGCACCTGAATGGGTGTTGGTTGTACAATCCCCTTAGCTTTCAACTTCTTCAAAACTGGCTCTGGAAACCTCATATCCTTAAAATTCTTAATCGGGGGTGGGATATCACCCCCATCAGCAATTATATGCCACTGCTTTCGAATCAAATCACACTCCTTCTTAGACATCCTTCTCACATGCAAAGGCGGCTTCCACCCTGTAGGCAAAGGTTCCGTATAAGTAATCCCCTTAGCCAATTCACGGACAGACATGAGGGTTTTCCTATCTGACAAGTTTTCAATCATCTCCTTCTCCTGTTGAACGATCTGCTCCGTCACACTGATCTCGGGTTGCTCTCGTTTCAGCTGTGACGCTTTAACCAGAAGACTGGGCTTAGTTTCAGCCACTCTTTGTTTCTCCAAATCATCGTCAGTGGCAGCAGAGGCCTTCCCTTTGCGTTGGAGAATATTCTGAGCTTCCAAGGCCCGACGCTTGGCCACGGGCACATACTCAACATAATCATCTTCTTCCTCCATATTCGCCGCCAGTTTGAGCACAATGTAACAGTTCTTTTGGTTCTAATTTCattccaaagaaaaataaaagtcagaataataagcaaaaaaattacaaaacaaattaattccAAAGCATAACCGCTACATAGCCGTATCAAACTCAACAACTAAGTTCACACaccaaatgataataataataataataattaaaaaaggatGCATCTTCAGGCTTCGTTAACACCGACAaatgaaagtaaagaaaaagcgAAGAGTACCAACCTGCGAAGTGTTGTTGTGGTTATACGCGCTAAGTAGAGAAGAAAGTGAAAGGCCACAGCGATCGGCGATACTAGGAATTCGTAAGGAGTGAACTGCAGAGACAAAATAATAGACATCGCTTCTGATATTGTGATTGTGATTTGGGACTTATTAGGGTTTGGTTTCCTCTTTCCATTAACCAAAATCCCCAATCATATATCAGTGTTAGGACAAATTCTAAGGTGCACGAGTAGGATGGGTCTTGTACCGTGCATAAGTAAGGGCAGCCGTTGGATGAGAATGGCTTCCTCATGAAGAGCTTGTGTAGGTGTTCCGTTTGACAGTCAATTGAAGCAATCTAGGCTTTCAAAAATGACCCACGTGATTGAGTGTTTGAAAGTAAGTTTTTATATTgtataaaaatgtgaaaaagcaaaagataGTTATGTTCGCCGGAGTGTGTCGGTGTCTTTCAATGAAGTTGGTCATGCAGGTGATAGTCATTGTTTACGTTCAGTACTCGACGTCCCATATGTCTGTGTTGGAAAGCATATGAAGACGGAAGACATAGGTTCGCCGGAGTGAGTTTGTTGgctttttttaactaatagcTCTCTTGAGTTAGaagttcttatttttctttaacgGTTTATTTATGACTGTAGTTACATTTTTCTGTTTTAGGacttacatttttttgttttaggacTTTCAAgatgtaagaatttttttttttgtttttttattttacgacTTGAAGGTAgtaaaacttttgttttttttaatgtttaagttaatattttttaaatttataattaattttatatttttttaaaataaaattatttaaaggtataataaataatattaacatgacttattattattagtatatttttctaattttatttgatatgttattaatttattttaatgttttattatttaaaacatgttatatatttttaattttgttttatttaaatgtttttgtttatttaaaatttaaataatctattaataaaaatacataataaaattaaaaataacataattaattcattaatataaaacgtataatacaaataaaagaaaaacatgaaaagtaTAAGTTATATCAATCATGTATTTGTTTGTATGgacaattaatataattatgtcCTTCACTTTTACATAATGAGTATTTTTTAGGTCTATTTGGAATTGGTTTGTCCATGTCATTATGTATTCGAGTAGTAATCGGCCTGCATGATGTCTGTCGTCGTTTCGAAGAATCATATATAAAATGTGGATCTAAATATTGAGGTCATGTGTCTTCACTTTCAAGGGAATGAAAGTGATGTTGATAaactttgaaaatgttttccaaCTTGTATACAGGGTCAACAAAGTCACCATAATTTAACTTGCAAAAGACACAGGCTGCAATTACATGTGAGCAAGGTAGTCGAAATGCTTAAAATTGTCCACAATCACACGCCCATTCATTCAATTTGACAGTGCATGTCATTGCTTGTCGACTAAGTCACGTATTTGTAATTTCTTGAACCTCAAACTCCCATGTTTCTCGAACATACATGCGAGGTAACAATGTGTTGATTTTCTTGCATCATGACATGTACGTCTTCAGAGTACATATGTCCTGCTTTTAttatattcatgattttgataCCATTAGTAACAAAtgaatcatatattttattaaatgtttcattGACTAAAACAGTAATAAGTAATGCTTAGGCTCCTTTCAAAACAGAACTCATACATTCGACAAGGTTGGTAGTCATATGGTCATATCATTTTCCTTCATCGTAGGCCTAAGTCCATTTACTCTTAGGAATTTGATCCAACCAATCTATTGCTTATGGAAACTCTACTTGCATTGCGAGCAAATTTGCCTCAAATCGTGATTTCCTCATCTCATATCTTATGCCAAAAGATAAAACAATGAGTAATAAATATAGTGAAGATGTAATAAAGCAAGAATATGATGCATGAAATAGGAAGAAGCATACCCATATTGATGACTTGTTTTTTAAGTCAACATTTTTAAActgtttgttgaaatttgatACAATGTGGTGAATGCAATACACAGACGAAACATCTGGTCCATTCCACCTAACGTGTTCCGATTGTAAAGCTGCTAGCAAACCGGTTCCCTTGTCTGATATAATACACAAATTTGGTTTTGGTGTAACATATCTTCGCAAATAATGCAAGAACCACATCCAAACTTCTTTAGTCTCGCTCTCAACAATTgcaaaaataagtgaaaaactATTCCTACTACCATC encodes the following:
- the LOC114398300 gene encoding DEAD-box ATP-dependent RNA helicase 35-like, translated to MEEEDDYVEYVPVAKRRALEAQNILQRKGKASAATDDDLEKQRVAETKPSLLVKASQLKREQPEISVTEQIVQQEKEMIENLSDRKTLMSVRELAKGITYTEPLPTGWKPPLHVRRMSKKECDLIRKQWHIIADGGDIPPPIKNFKDMRFPEPVLKKLKAKGIVQPTPIQVQGLPVILSGRDMIGIAFTGSGKTLVFVLPMIMVAMQEEIMMPIVPGEGPFGLIICPSRELARQTFEVIEQFLIPLKEAGYPELRPLLCIGGVDMRSQLDIVKKGVHIVVATPGRLKDMLAKKKMNLDNCRYLTLDEADRLVDLGFEDDIREVFDHFKAQRQTLLFSATMPTKIQNFARSALVKPIIVNVGRAGAANLDVIQEVEYVKQEAKIVYLLECLQKTPPPVLIFCENKADVDDIHEYLLLKGVEAVAIHGGKDQEEREYAIAAFKAGKKDVLVATDVASKGLDFPDIQHVINYDMPAEIENYVHRIGRTGRCGKTGIATTFINKNQSETTLLDLKHLLQEAKQRIPPVLAELNDPMEDNEEITDISGVKGCAYCGGLGHRIRDCPKLEHQKSMAIANNRKDYFGSGGYRGEI